From the Vibrio vulnificus CMCP6 genome, the window GCACGGACGACCTGAACATCCGAAAGAACTGGATAAACACGCTTGTTTAACGGGCTCGGTGACGCGTTGGACCTTCCAACATCGGCAAACCAAGCAAACATCAGATTGCCAGGTCCGTGGGAGACTGCGCTGCAAAAATGGCCGAGTGATGCTGAAAGGGGCTTTGGCCGGAAACGGCATCATTCGTGTACCCACGCTTTACTGTATGCCAGAACTAGCACAAGGCTTACTGCAAGAAGTATTTGAGGATTGGCATATTCCAAGTGTGGCGTTCTCTGCGCTGTATCATCGTGATCGTTATCAACCTAAGCGCATTCGAACGTTTATCGAGTTCACCAGCGATTATTTTCGTCAGTTACAAAAGAGCATTAAGTCAGCTTGATGCCAAAGTGTTTAACAATGAAAGCCACGCAGGCAAAGGAACTGATGGAAATCAGTGCGCAAAAAAATAAGGAAATCCAGAAGCTAAATCGTTCCATGAGATACGGAAAAATCAGAAACATGGGAAGCGTAGGGAGCACATACCAAAATGTGTAGTAGGCGTGATTCGTCAGCTTTTCATTACCTTGTCCTTCAAGGTACATCCAAATCAGCGCGAGAATGGTCACGGTGGGGAGAGCGGCGATAAGCGCACCCGCTTTGTCACTGCGTTTGGCGACCTCAGAAATAAACACCACGATCGCGGCCGTGATTAAATATTTGGTGACAATCCAGTACATTGCATTTCCTTTGTTGTTTATTCGGCTCTCCTTGCCGTGTTTTGCATAGTAGAGTGACTGAGCCAAAACTCAATGAAAAAAGGCGCATTTTGCGCCTTTCAACTCGATAGAGTGGCCATTGATTGGCCATTATTCGCTGGTCAAGACAAAACTATTGTTGCTACCAAAACCGTTGGCAACATAGCCATCAGCCTGCGGATCATTACCCCATTGGTTTTGATTGAAGAGATAGCGGAACTCCACTTTTTGTTCTTTCGGCAGGCGCGTCTTGAATTTAAATAAGCCACTTTTTTTCACCAAAGTCATTGGCTCTGGCTTCCAGTTGTTAAACTCCCCAACAACGTGCGCGCTTTCCCAGTTTTCTTGTTGAACCTCAAACGTCACTTCGACTTCGTCTTTGGTTTTGAAAAAGCGTTTTTTTAACATAACAATATCCTTATATATCTCATAACAACCGAATAAGTATTACTCCTGTTTCATAGTGTTTGCAAGTTACCGAAGCTTGTTCGTAAAGATTGTGATAGGCAGAAGGGAACTGATAGGCAGAAAGAGAGTCATAACTGAGTTATTTACTGATAAGCTTTTGTTGTCTGGATTTTTGTTGTTACTCTAACGCTGATGCTGGAACCCAAGGAGAGGCCACTTTTGTATTCGATTTTAAAAATGCCGTTTGTGATTGTGTTGGCTTTGATGCTGACGCTATTGGCATCGAAAGAAATCGTCAAAAATACGGTGTTGCTTTCTTCTGAAACGGTGGAACACGTGCAGGAGTCCAACTGCCCAGACGTTCATCATGAAATTCAGTTGGAAAGTCAGCAACCCTCTCATGGTTGCCATTCGGTTTGCATTGGGAAAATGCCCGCATCAAAAGGCAGTCACGGGGCTTTTCAACAAGACTATTCTTTGGCATTGATGTCGAAAGATCAATCTGCCAAAGCGACTTCGATGCAAGAAGAACGCTTTCGTCCTCCGATTTCTTCCCTTGTTTAATGTTCGGAAATTTATAACCACAATTCGATTATTCAAGGTATTAACATGATCAAAAAATTTGTTTTCATGCTCTCAGCGCTTTTGCTGAGTGTATCGGCTTATGCAGCGAAATTTGAGCAAGGCACTCATTACACCGTATTACCTACCGCCAAATCGCAGAAACCTGTCGTGACAGAATATTTCTCTTTCTACTGCCCACACTGTTATCGTTTTGAGGGGGTGGTGGAAAGCATGAAGAAATCTCTGCCTGAAGAGGCAAGATTTGAGAAAGTGCATGTTTCCTTTATGGGGGGCGAGATGGGGGTTCCTGTCGCCAAAGCGTACGCCACAATGGTGTCGCTGGATGCAGAAAAAACCATGGTTCCGGCGATGTTCACGCAAATCCACGAAAAACGCAAAGCACCACAAACGGAAGCTGAGTTGCGTCAACTCTTCATCGATAATGGTGTTGATGCCAAGAAATACGATGCGGCTTACAACAGCTTTGCTGTTAACTCGATGCAAAAGCGTTTTGATAAGCAGTTTAAGGAAAGCACCTTAACGGGTGTTCCCGGTGTGATCGTAAATAACAAGTACATTGTGAAAGCAGACAAAATCACGACAATTCAAGAATACAATGAATTGGTGAATTATCTGCTGACACTGTAAAGCAGAAAGAACAAAGTACAAGGCGACCACGGGTCGCCTTTTTTGGCGATGGCAATTTTTAAATGAGCAACTATATTCATATCTGTTTTGGCTAGGTCTGAGGAAGACCATAACAATAAGATAGGTATGAATATGAAAAATAAACACAACGTTAAAATTGGCTATGGACCAGATCTACTCCCTTGGGACGAGCTGGTCCCTGATTTTGCACGAGGGCTGATTTCACCACCGGAAGCCGACCCGACAGAAGTTTACCGCAGAGCAAATCAATCCTTTAATTTTGAAGTGAATGAGATTCGCCAAGCAGACTTTGAGATCCCACCAAACGGCCAAACTGATGATCAACAAAACACCGCCTTTGCCGAAGTGCATCACTATGTAAATCGACAAAAAGAACGATTCTTAGGCTATCAAACCGAAGAGAATATCAACTATCGAGAGCGGATTGCCCCGTTTTTAGATGTGAGCATGAACAACGTGGGTGACCCGTTTGTTGATGGCAACTACACCATCAATACTAAATTTGTCGAACGAATGGTACTCGATTATTTCGCTTCACTGTGGAATGCCAAATGGCCTTCTCAAGGCCCGTATTTAAAAGACGATGGCCGTTGGGAGCGAGGTGACCCTGAAAGTTATTGGGGCTACGTGCTGACGATGGGCAGCACAGAGGGCAACTTGTATGCGATGCTCAATGCGCGTGACTATCTCTCTGGCCAAACGTTACTGGATGATGAAATTTGTGGCGAAGATGCACACGGGCGCACGATCACGACAAGTCAACTTTATGCCCACTATCCGCAAGCGCCACAAGAAAATCCCAATGCTTATACGCCAGTGGCATTTTTCTCTGAGGACACCCACTATTCGATTGTCAAAGCGATGTCGGTCGAGAAAATTGAGACCTTTGGTGCCTTGGGCAACCGACTTTATCCTAACGACAACCCGCTTGGAAAAGGCGAAGTGTGGCCTGCGGAAGTGCCTTCTGAAGCGCCAGCAGAAGGTTTGCCTGTTGGCTCAGGCGCGATCGATGTCGATAAGTTGGTGAAGTACGTTGAGTTCTTTGCCGAGAAAGGTTACCCAATTATTGTGGTGCTCAACTACGGTACGACCTTCAAAGGTGCGTACGACAATATCGATCAAGCGACCTTGGCGTTGGAGACAGTGCTGAAAAAACATGGGCTCTATGAGCGCCAAGTTCCGGTCGATCCAAACGATCCTTCAAAAACTGAGACGCGCACGGGCTATTGGATTCACGTGGACGGTGCGCTCGGCGCAAGTTACATGCCGTTTGTCAAAATGGCCGCGAATTTGCGCGAGTATGAAGGCTTCTTTGAAGAGAACCATTGTTACACCGGGCCAGATTTCGACTTCCGCAACCCTATGGTGCATTCCATTGTCACCAGTGGCCATAAGTGGCCAGGTGCACCTTGGCCGACTGGGGTATACATGACCAAGCACCAGTTTATGGTTTCTCCACCGGATAACCCGACTTACATTGGCTCGCCTGACACCACGTTTGCTGGCTCACGCAGTGGCATTTCCCCTTTGATTCTTTGGGACTATTTCGCCAAGCACAGTTACGAAAAGCAGATTGAGTTGGCGATGAAAGGGCAGAAGATGGCGCAATATGCTTATGAAAAGTTGCAAGAAGTGGCGAACTATTGGGAAGACAAAGGAGCTGATATTGGTGTTCCCAAAGGGTTATGGTTGCAACGAACGCCGCTCTCTTTATCGCTTATTTTCTGTCAGCCAAAGGATGACATCATTTTCAAATACTCGTTAGCCAAAGAAGAGATTGACGAGCCAAATCCAGAAACAGGCCGTAAGACACGAAAATACGTCCATATGTTTACCATGTGGGACGTGACTGAGAAACTGATTGATGAGTTGTGCGACGATCTCAAAGCGGATGATGCGTTTAATGTGGCGGACTTTAAACCGTTAACCAATGTTCGTCGTACTCGCGACTTACCACATTCGAGTGCCCATTTGGTCAAGTTACCACTGAAAGGACGTTCGTTTAGATAAATAGAGAATAAGAGACCAATAAGGCCAGCAATGCTGGCCTTAATTCATACAGTATCTTTGAAGGTATTTTACGCCAATTTGAGATCGTACTGATTGCGGTACATCACCATGTCTTCAATGGTGAGCACTGGCATATTGTGTTGCTTGCCGAAGGCAATGATCTCGGGCGTTTTGGCCATGGTCCCATCAGGATTGGTCAACTCACACAAAACACCCGCTGGCTGTAATCCGGCCATTTGCATCAGATCAACCGTGCCTTCGGTATGACCGCGACGAGCCAACACACCCCCTGGACGAGCACGTAACGGGAAGACATGACCCGGGCGCGCTAAGTCGTCTGCTTTTGCTGACGGGTTTGCAGCAGTTTTGATAGTGGTTACTCGGTCTTGCGCAGAAACACCTGTGGTGACACCTTGTTTTGCTTCAATGGAGACGGTAAATGCGGTTTGGTTGGCGCTGTTGTTGTTAACGACCATGGGTGGCAGTTCCAACTTGTTGGCGTGCTCGTCGGTGAGGCACAAACACACAATGCCGCTGCATTCGCGAATCATCAACGCCATTTGTGCGTTGGTAAGATGCTCGACGGAATAGATAATGTCGCCTTCGTTTTCACGATCTTCATCATCGAGCAGTAGTACGCCACGGCCCTCTTTGAGCGCAAGCAAAGCGTTTTCAACGCGAGTAATCGGATCGCCAAATTCGGCAAGTAGAGATGACTGATTCATGGTTAACTCCTAATAATCACCAGAATCAGGGCAGCATGAGGCTGGAAGTGTTTCTTCCAAAACGAAATGCACCAGAGCCAGAGGGCACTGGTGAAGTTTCATTCTCTCTCATCCGGACTATAACCGTCGGCTCTGGCCTCTCACCAGATCTGCTGACCTCGACGAATCGAGCGCTCGCGGGCTCACCTCATTCGGTATACCGCCGGTGGGGAATTTCGCCCCGCCCTGAGAATAAAAAATAATTTAGCCAAACGTCTGTCTCACACAG encodes:
- a CDS encoding DUF3147 family protein, giving the protein MYWIVTKYLITAAIVVFISEVAKRSDKAGALIAALPTVTILALIWMYLEGQGNEKLTNHAYYTFWYVLPTLPMFLIFPYLMERFSFWISLFFCALISISSFACVAFIVKHFGIKLT
- a CDS encoding thiol:disulfide interchange protein DsbA/DsbL, which codes for MIKKFVFMLSALLLSVSAYAAKFEQGTHYTVLPTAKSQKPVVTEYFSFYCPHCYRFEGVVESMKKSLPEEARFEKVHVSFMGGEMGVPVAKAYATMVSLDAEKTMVPAMFTQIHEKRKAPQTEAELRQLFIDNGVDAKKYDAAYNSFAVNSMQKRFDKQFKESTLTGVPGVIVNNKYIVKADKITTIQEYNELVNYLLTL
- a CDS encoding isoamylase early set domain-containing protein; amino-acid sequence: MLKKRFFKTKDEVEVTFEVQQENWESAHVVGEFNNWKPEPMTLVKKSGLFKFKTRLPKEQKVEFRYLFNQNQWGNDPQADGYVANGFGSNNSFVLTSE
- a CDS encoding pyridoxal-dependent decarboxylase, whose protein sequence is MKNKHNVKIGYGPDLLPWDELVPDFARGLISPPEADPTEVYRRANQSFNFEVNEIRQADFEIPPNGQTDDQQNTAFAEVHHYVNRQKERFLGYQTEENINYRERIAPFLDVSMNNVGDPFVDGNYTINTKFVERMVLDYFASLWNAKWPSQGPYLKDDGRWERGDPESYWGYVLTMGSTEGNLYAMLNARDYLSGQTLLDDEICGEDAHGRTITTSQLYAHYPQAPQENPNAYTPVAFFSEDTHYSIVKAMSVEKIETFGALGNRLYPNDNPLGKGEVWPAEVPSEAPAEGLPVGSGAIDVDKLVKYVEFFAEKGYPIIVVLNYGTTFKGAYDNIDQATLALETVLKKHGLYERQVPVDPNDPSKTETRTGYWIHVDGALGASYMPFVKMAANLREYEGFFEENHCYTGPDFDFRNPMVHSIVTSGHKWPGAPWPTGVYMTKHQFMVSPPDNPTYIGSPDTTFAGSRSGISPLILWDYFAKHSYEKQIELAMKGQKMAQYAYEKLQEVANYWEDKGADIGVPKGLWLQRTPLSLSLIFCQPKDDIIFKYSLAKEEIDEPNPETGRKTRKYVHMFTMWDVTEKLIDELCDDLKADDAFNVADFKPLTNVRRTRDLPHSSAHLVKLPLKGRSFR
- the ribB gene encoding 3,4-dihydroxy-2-butanone-4-phosphate synthase, which encodes MNQSSLLAEFGDPITRVENALLALKEGRGVLLLDDEDRENEGDIIYSVEHLTNAQMALMIRECSGIVCLCLTDEHANKLELPPMVVNNNSANQTAFTVSIEAKQGVTTGVSAQDRVTTIKTAANPSAKADDLARPGHVFPLRARPGGVLARRGHTEGTVDLMQMAGLQPAGVLCELTNPDGTMAKTPEIIAFGKQHNMPVLTIEDMVMYRNQYDLKLA